In a genomic window of Vicia villosa cultivar HV-30 ecotype Madison, WI unplaced genomic scaffold, Vvil1.0 ctg.000926F_1_1, whole genome shotgun sequence:
- the LOC131632300 gene encoding uncharacterized protein LOC131632300 has product MSSHLFFDCKYSSQLWKWLCYKLNFFYPILGWNDVWSLCNKFGASQCKNVIEAAVIYVLNSIWLARNKIRFQSTKMNFSTATSYIMEAVSLAGSVALATKHLNMHEFTIINSFKVIMRPLKAPNNMEVIWKPPSRNWIKINCDGALSSTSGLSACGGIVRNSDEKFMGAFASYLGVSNSFMAKISGAMLSIEFACENNLNFIWLETDSLAMVKAFKSPFIMA; this is encoded by the coding sequence ATGTCGTCCCACCTTTTCTTTGATTGTAAGTACTCCTCTCAACTTTGGAAATGGTTATGTTACAAACTTAATTTCTTCTATCCTATTCTCGGTTGGAATGATGTTTGGAGTCTTTGCAATAAATTTGGGGCTAGTCAATGCAAAAATGTTATTGAGGCTGCCGTCATTTATGTCTTAAATTCTATTTGGCTAGCTAGAAATAAGATTAGATTCCAAAGTACTAAGATGAATTTTTCTACTGCCACTTCATACATTATGGAAGCAGTTTCTTTGGCTGGTAGTGTTGCTTTGGCGACAAAGCATTTGAATATGCATGAATTCACTATTATCAACAGTTTCAAAGTTATTATGCGTCCTCTTAAAGCTCCTAATAATATGGAGGTTATTTGGAAGCCTCCCTCGAGGAATTGGATAAAAATTAACTGTGACGGTGCTTTATCTTCTACTTCGGGTTTGTCAGCTTGCGGTGGTATTGTGAGAAATAGTGATGAGAAATTTATGGGAGCCTTTGCCTCTTATTTAGGAGTTTCTAATTCTTTCATGGCCAAAATCTCGGGTGCAATGCTTTCAATTGAGTTTGCTTGTGagaataatttgaattttatttggttAGAAACAGACTCACTGGCGATGGTTAAAGCATTCAAGTCCCCTTTTATTATGGCATGA